One genomic window of Ruminococcus gauvreauii includes the following:
- a CDS encoding uroporphyrinogen decarboxylase family protein — MNKYPFREAEELRELEVYPKFPMPYGEPGAVIRRFNTPITPKENFERMCNGEGPLWIPNYYVDFNFIQPLAMKDAVARWHGGEDWFGIEWQYEPLTNSAMVKPGTRRLSDITNWEEELEFPDLNAIDWQKNYDEEYKGKISPDRPTMFVIVNGLFERTADLTSFEDAFCYLLEEPEALHAFYTKLTEWHIQLIRIAREIYGADVITFHDDMGTQRSPFFATKLYREILLPHYKRMTDAAHEMGLRVISHSCGCIESHVSSIIDAGFDGWEGQDNSNDKQMTMDVYGDRLFQSSIFVPAPDMPEEEALAELERMVNALGPKGRFMIWLNTLNEPYLTKGSELIYKLSRKMYSGD, encoded by the coding sequence ATGAACAAATATCCATTTAGAGAAGCAGAAGAACTAAGAGAACTGGAAGTGTATCCGAAATTTCCGATGCCGTACGGTGAGCCGGGGGCGGTCATCCGCAGGTTCAATACTCCGATCACACCGAAGGAGAATTTTGAACGCATGTGCAATGGGGAGGGACCTCTGTGGATTCCGAACTATTATGTGGATTTCAATTTTATCCAGCCGCTTGCGATGAAGGATGCGGTGGCAAGATGGCATGGGGGAGAAGACTGGTTTGGAATCGAATGGCAGTATGAACCTCTGACAAATTCGGCAATGGTCAAACCGGGAACCAGAAGATTAAGTGATATCACAAATTGGGAAGAAGAACTGGAATTTCCGGATCTTAATGCCATTGACTGGCAGAAAAATTATGATGAAGAATATAAAGGGAAGATCAGCCCGGACAGGCCGACCATGTTCGTCATCGTGAACGGACTTTTTGAGCGCACAGCCGATCTGACCAGCTTTGAAGATGCATTCTGCTATCTGCTGGAGGAGCCTGAAGCACTCCATGCATTTTACACGAAACTGACGGAATGGCATATTCAACTGATCAGGATTGCCAGGGAAATATACGGGGCAGATGTGATCACGTTCCACGATGATATGGGAACCCAGAGGAGCCCGTTTTTTGCAACCAAACTGTATCGCGAGATCCTCCTTCCGCATTATAAGAGAATGACGGATGCTGCCCATGAGATGGGACTTCGCGTGATTTCTCATTCCTGCGGATGTATTGAGTCTCATGTGAGTTCGATCATAGATGCTGGATTCGACGGATGGGAAGGTCAGGATAACAGTAATGACAAACAGATGACGATGGACGTCTACGGCGACCGTCTCTTCCAGAGCAGTATCTTCGTACCGGCGCCGGATATGCCGGAAGAAGAGGCTCTGGCTGAGCTGGAGCGCATGGTGAATGCACTCGGGCCGAAAGGGAGATTTATGATATGGCTGAATACATTGAATGAGCCGTATCTGACAAAAGGAAGTGAGCTGATCTATAAGCTGTCCAGAAAAATGTACAGCGGAGATTAA
- the ptsP gene encoding phosphoenolpyruvate--protein phosphotransferase — protein MECRQGKAIFHGIAIGKLSVYGKERQPVKREKIEAPEAEKKRYFEARDHAVEELHQIYEKAVQEVGELHAQIFEVHAMMLEDDDYTDSVLNMIETQNVNAEYAVAKTGDNFSEMFAAMDDEYFQARSADVKDISERVIAGLTGTQTETVLREPVILAAQDLAPSETIQLDKNLLLAFVTELGSANSHTAILARSMNIPALIGISVPEEWDGKLAAVDGHTGMLYIDPDEETLAMLHKKQEEADQARALLQEVKGRETITRNGKKIHLYANIGSTGDLANVLANDAEGIGLFRTEFLYLESDHYPTEQEQFQAYQTVAETMAGKKVIIRTLDIGADKQVDYFNLEKEENPAMGYRAIRICLDRRDIFRTQLRAILRASVYGTLAIMFPMIISRQEIIEAKKILAEVKQELSEEGIPCQDVETGIMIETPAAAIMSDELAQEVDFFSIGTNDLTQYTLAIDRQNPKLDAIYDAHHPALLRLIEQVVKNGHEHGAWVGICGELGADLTLTERFIEMGIDELSVTPNMVLPVRKEILKV, from the coding sequence ATGGAATGCAGACAGGGCAAAGCGATCTTTCACGGAATCGCGATTGGAAAGCTTTCCGTCTACGGAAAGGAAAGACAACCGGTAAAACGGGAAAAAATCGAAGCGCCGGAGGCTGAAAAGAAACGTTACTTTGAGGCGCGGGACCATGCAGTGGAAGAACTGCACCAGATCTATGAGAAAGCCGTACAGGAAGTCGGTGAGCTGCATGCGCAGATTTTTGAAGTGCATGCGATGATGTTGGAGGACGATGATTACACTGATTCCGTGCTCAATATGATCGAGACACAGAACGTCAATGCTGAGTACGCTGTCGCAAAGACCGGGGACAATTTTTCAGAAATGTTTGCGGCTATGGATGACGAATATTTTCAGGCAAGAAGCGCTGATGTCAAGGATATTTCCGAGCGCGTGATCGCGGGATTGACCGGCACCCAGACAGAAACGGTACTTCGCGAACCGGTCATACTTGCCGCACAGGACCTTGCACCAAGTGAGACCATTCAGCTTGACAAAAACCTGCTGCTGGCATTTGTGACGGAACTTGGCTCTGCCAACTCCCATACGGCGATTCTTGCACGCTCTATGAACATCCCCGCACTGATCGGCATCTCCGTCCCCGAAGAATGGGATGGGAAACTCGCTGCCGTCGACGGTCATACCGGCATGCTGTATATCGATCCGGACGAGGAGACCCTCGCGATGCTGCACAAAAAGCAGGAGGAAGCGGATCAGGCACGCGCGCTTCTGCAGGAAGTCAAGGGCAGGGAAACCATTACCAGAAACGGGAAGAAGATTCATCTGTACGCCAACATCGGAAGCACAGGAGACCTGGCAAATGTACTTGCAAACGACGCGGAGGGCATCGGGCTGTTCCGGACAGAATTTTTGTATCTTGAGTCAGACCACTATCCCACGGAACAGGAACAGTTTCAGGCTTATCAGACGGTTGCAGAAACCATGGCAGGGAAAAAAGTGATTATCCGGACCCTGGACATCGGAGCCGACAAACAGGTGGATTACTTCAATCTCGAGAAAGAAGAAAATCCCGCGATGGGCTACCGGGCGATTCGGATTTGCCTCGACCGGAGGGATATCTTCAGGACGCAGCTCCGGGCCATCCTGCGCGCCTCCGTGTATGGCACACTTGCAATCATGTTTCCGATGATCATCTCCCGTCAGGAAATCATCGAAGCAAAAAAGATACTCGCCGAAGTAAAGCAGGAGCTTTCCGAAGAAGGCATTCCCTGTCAGGACGTCGAGACCGGCATCATGATCGAGACCCCCGCTGCCGCCATCATGAGCGATGAACTTGCACAGGAGGTGGATTTCTTCAGCATCGGTACGAATGACCTGACCCAGTACACACTGGCAATCGACCGCCAGAATCCGAAGCTTGACGCGATCTATGACGCCCACCACCCGGCGCTTCTGCGGCTGATCGAACAGGTTGTCAAAAACGGGCACGAACACGGGGCCTGGGTCGGCATCTGCGGAGAACTCGGGGCAGACCTTACGCTTACTGAGCGTTTTATCGAGATGGGCATTGATGAGCTGTCCGTGACACCAAACATGGTGCTGCCTGTGCGGAAGGAAATTTTAAAAGTATAA
- a CDS encoding ABC transporter ATP-binding protein, which produces MKILETLDLRKYYGSGDTQVRALDGVSIQIEEGSFTSVVGTSGSGKSTLLHMLGGLDRPTAGSVTVDGKDIFSLKDEELTIFRRRKIGFVFQSYNLVPVLNVYENIVLPIELDGGEIDGDYVKDVISLLGLKEKLYNLPSQLSGGQQQRVAIARALATKPAIVLADEPTGNLDTGTSQDVLGLMKVTADRFGQTIVMITHNEEIAQLADRIIRIEDGRVKGGGTYAKC; this is translated from the coding sequence ATGAAGATTCTGGAAACATTAGATCTGAGAAAATATTATGGGAGCGGCGACACGCAGGTGCGTGCACTCGATGGGGTCAGCATTCAGATTGAGGAGGGTTCTTTTACTTCGGTGGTCGGGACGTCCGGCAGCGGTAAATCTACGCTTCTCCATATGCTGGGAGGTCTCGACCGGCCGACTGCAGGGAGTGTGACGGTGGATGGAAAGGATATTTTTTCTTTAAAAGATGAGGAGCTGACGATCTTCAGGAGGAGAAAGATTGGATTTGTCTTTCAGAGTTACAATCTGGTTCCGGTACTGAACGTCTATGAAAATATTGTGCTTCCGATTGAACTGGACGGCGGTGAGATTGACGGCGATTATGTAAAAGATGTCATATCTCTGCTGGGACTGAAAGAGAAGCTTTATAATCTGCCGTCACAGCTCTCAGGGGGACAGCAGCAGCGTGTGGCCATCGCCAGGGCGCTTGCGACGAAGCCCGCCATTGTACTGGCGGATGAGCCAACGGGAAATCTGGATACCGGGACGAGTCAGGATGTTCTGGGTCTGATGAAGGTTACCGCGGACAGGTTCGGTCAGACGATCGTAATGATCACACACAATGAGGAGATCGCACAGCTGGCGGACCGTATCATCCGGATTGAGGATGGAAGGGTGAAAGGCGGTGGCACGTATGCCAAATGTTAA
- a CDS encoding LacI family DNA-binding transcriptional regulator — protein MNINEIAKLAGVSRATVSRYLNNGYVSEEKKERIRKIIEETGYQPSSSAQTLRSKKTNFIGVIIPKINSDSISRMVSGISSTLAGAGYQMLLACTHNHEKEELRFLNLFKENHVDGVILLGTIFTAEHRKVLKSLSVPIVILSQYLSGYSCVYSDDYRAAYDLTSYLAGTGTRIGYLGVTEKDEAVGKERLRGVREALQDNHQTLPDEYIRECMFDMESGAAQAKALLADVPDIDTVICATDTIAAGALQFLKSAGKRVPEDIQIAGIGDSSLSRVTEPSLTTVHLYYEEAGTEAARLLFDLIQNGEAAIQKEVKLDCKLIVQGSTRGGEQL, from the coding sequence ATGAATATCAATGAAATTGCAAAACTGGCAGGGGTTTCCCGTGCCACCGTCTCCAGGTATTTAAATAACGGTTATGTCAGTGAAGAGAAAAAAGAGCGTATCCGGAAGATCATTGAAGAGACAGGGTATCAGCCCTCCAGTTCCGCTCAGACATTGCGCAGCAAAAAGACAAATTTTATCGGAGTGATCATACCGAAGATCAATTCGGATTCCATCAGCCGTATGGTATCCGGGATCAGCAGCACACTTGCGGGCGCGGGGTATCAGATGCTGCTGGCGTGCACACATAATCATGAAAAGGAAGAACTCAGGTTTCTGAATCTTTTTAAGGAGAACCATGTGGACGGCGTTATCCTGCTGGGAACTATTTTTACAGCGGAGCACAGGAAAGTATTGAAAAGCCTGTCTGTTCCCATTGTTATTCTGAGCCAATATCTGAGCGGTTATTCATGCGTGTATTCGGACGATTACCGCGCCGCATACGATCTGACATCATATCTGGCCGGGACAGGGACACGCATCGGTTATCTCGGCGTGACGGAGAAGGATGAGGCGGTCGGAAAGGAGCGTCTGCGCGGTGTGCGGGAGGCACTGCAGGACAATCACCAGACACTGCCCGATGAATATATTCGGGAGTGCATGTTTGATATGGAGTCGGGGGCTGCGCAGGCGAAGGCGCTGCTTGCGGATGTACCGGACATCGACACGGTGATCTGCGCTACGGATACAATTGCGGCGGGAGCCCTGCAGTTTCTGAAATCTGCCGGAAAACGGGTGCCGGAGGATATCCAGATTGCAGGCATCGGAGACAGCTCACTGTCAAGGGTGACGGAGCCGTCCCTCACGACAGTGCATCTGTATTATGAAGAAGCGGGGACGGAGGCAGCGAGACTTTTGTTTGATCTGATACAGAATGGGGAGGCAGCGATTCAGAAGGAAGTGAAACTTGACTGTAAGCTGATCGTGCAGGGATCGACGCGGGGCGGGGAGCAGCTATGA
- a CDS encoding PTS beta-glucoside transporter subunit IIBCA, whose translation MDYGKVANAVYQHIGGRENIVSAAHCATRLRLVIGNNKKCSKEALENIDGVKGVFEASGQLQIIFGTGVVNKVYDEFIKISGITESSKEDVKKAAAQRQNIFKRAVKTLGDIFVPIIPAIVASGLLMGLLEGLANVWPAMTGSGTYTIIHLFSNAAFVFLPVLIAVSAAKTFGGNLFLGAVIGMIMIHPDLLNAWSVAGMEAADIPSAAAWFGLYDINLVGYQGHVIPVVIAVWLMCTIEKKLHKIVPEMIDLFVTPLVTVLVTGYLTLTVIGPVFSTLENYVLAGAQALIAVPFGIGGALIGAAYAPTVVAGVHHMYNALEAGLLSSIGINTWMPIATAANVAQGAAALALALKTHNRKTKAIALPASLSAFLGITEPAIFGVNIRYMKPFIAGCIGGACGGLVAGLFGVGATAYGITGIFGFLITTNYTLQYALVILVASAVSFIISWLLYKEAEDHTETAKAPETLEVKKHAVYSPMQGTVIPMAEVPDDTFAAEILGKGMAIVPESGEVAAPVNGKISTIFDTRHAVGITTDDGMELLIHVGINTVELNGQYFTAHVAEGDTVKAGQPLLTVDLAGIASAGYDLTTPVIVTNSDDYEEVRMTASGKVDLLEQILEVR comes from the coding sequence ATGGATTATGGCAAGGTAGCAAATGCGGTATATCAACATATCGGAGGCAGGGAAAATATCGTCTCAGCCGCACACTGTGCAACGAGGCTGCGCCTCGTGATCGGCAACAACAAAAAATGCAGCAAAGAGGCACTGGAGAATATCGACGGAGTCAAGGGAGTATTTGAGGCGTCCGGTCAGCTCCAGATCATTTTCGGAACAGGTGTCGTCAATAAGGTTTACGATGAATTTATAAAAATTTCCGGAATCACCGAATCCAGCAAAGAGGATGTGAAAAAGGCAGCCGCACAGAGGCAGAATATTTTCAAACGTGCAGTCAAGACACTCGGTGATATCTTCGTACCGATCATCCCTGCGATCGTAGCAAGCGGTCTGCTGATGGGCCTCTTAGAGGGACTTGCCAATGTGTGGCCGGCTATGACAGGTTCCGGAACATATACGATTATCCATCTGTTCAGCAATGCGGCGTTCGTATTCCTGCCGGTGCTGATCGCCGTCAGCGCCGCTAAGACATTCGGCGGCAATCTGTTCCTCGGAGCAGTCATTGGCATGATCATGATTCATCCGGATCTGCTGAACGCCTGGAGTGTTGCCGGCATGGAAGCGGCAGACATTCCGTCGGCAGCCGCCTGGTTCGGTCTCTATGACATCAATCTTGTGGGCTACCAGGGGCACGTGATCCCCGTTGTGATAGCTGTCTGGCTGATGTGCACGATCGAGAAGAAGCTGCATAAGATCGTCCCTGAGATGATCGACCTGTTTGTCACGCCTCTTGTCACAGTGCTTGTGACGGGTTATCTGACTCTGACAGTCATCGGCCCTGTCTTCTCAACCCTCGAGAACTACGTACTTGCGGGAGCCCAGGCGCTGATCGCGGTGCCTTTCGGGATCGGTGGCGCGCTGATCGGAGCTGCCTATGCACCTACGGTCGTCGCCGGCGTCCATCATATGTATAATGCGCTGGAAGCAGGACTTCTGAGCAGTATCGGGATAAACACCTGGATGCCGATCGCAACCGCAGCAAATGTGGCACAGGGCGCCGCAGCACTGGCACTCGCATTAAAAACCCATAACAGAAAGACAAAAGCAATCGCACTCCCCGCTTCCCTGTCTGCATTCCTCGGAATCACAGAGCCGGCAATCTTCGGTGTCAACATCCGTTATATGAAGCCCTTCATCGCCGGATGCATCGGCGGCGCCTGCGGAGGGCTGGTGGCCGGCCTCTTCGGTGTCGGGGCTACCGCATACGGGATCACCGGTATCTTTGGATTTTTGATCACTACGAACTACACCTTGCAGTATGCTCTGGTCATCCTTGTGGCATCGGCAGTCTCATTTATCATCTCCTGGCTGCTCTATAAAGAGGCGGAAGATCATACCGAAACTGCAAAAGCACCCGAGACACTCGAAGTTAAGAAACATGCAGTATACAGCCCGATGCAGGGAACTGTGATCCCGATGGCTGAAGTCCCGGACGACACCTTCGCAGCTGAGATACTCGGAAAAGGAATGGCGATCGTCCCGGAATCCGGAGAAGTCGCGGCACCGGTAAACGGCAAGATCAGCACGATCTTCGACACCAGACACGCCGTCGGCATCACAACGGACGACGGAATGGAGCTCCTGATCCACGTGGGGATCAACACCGTGGAGCTGAACGGACAGTATTTCACAGCACACGTAGCCGAAGGCGATACCGTGAAAGCAGGTCAGCCTCTGCTCACCGTTGATCTTGCCGGAATCGCATCCGCAGGTTACGATCTGACGACCCCAGTCATCGTCACCAATTCCGATGATTACGAGGAAGTCCGGATGACTGCCTCCGGAAAAGTAGATCTTCTGGAGCAGATCCTGGAAGTCAGATAA
- a CDS encoding ABC transporter permease, whose amino-acid sequence MPNVKNKSVVRRLSDRSLKANRMRNSIAVIAIILTTVLFTSLFTIGIGLGQSMQQQTMRQSGGNAHGAFKGISREEYEKLKATGIPEDMADNMICADRILNPEFLKRHVEFWYYPEDKLDWYFIEISGGHFPREADEIMMDTMSLELLGIPCREGEQVTLQMSMGEYREPFDRTFTLSGWYEPDPALNVGFGLVSKAYLTEHAQELRQAASENESGNVGKIFAYVKFSNSRNIQEKMDEMIEAAGYSADPDSPDYIENNANWAYLSDGTGEIDAISVIGMGAVLLIILTAGYLIIYNIFQISVVKDIQFYGLLKTIGTTGRQIKKIIRRQSWRMSVVGIPLGLVVGFIIGKLLLPVIFNVSTSSGKYAVVTPNPAIFIGAAVFTLFTVWISTMKPARTAARVSPVEAVSYTGLASKKRRKKHKKTAGGAKLYRMAMSNLGRNRKQTVVVLLSLSLSVILLNSVFMILHSFDTDKYLERFVDTDYLIGHADYFNYGYRGDDPNQAVSENFINNVQSQEGFEAGGKLYGSSGIFVDRESYQVPPEVARASDGTVLYPDSPRPANVDQNGNYSGFLYGMEDLPLSRLKIWKGETDPDVIREKLNTGKYILGTVTVDDDGRVEEYAAMHQVGDMITLKDREGKVIGTYEILSIVKSNYYPQTCRIGFSFSYYTTAEQYGNVASEDLVMTYAFNVRDDREEAMNQFLKQYTDNVEPTMNYESKFSWLGIFDDMTSMFTTVGMALALVVGLIGILNFINSILTGIITRRKEFAMLESIGMTSGQLKKLMMLEGIYYAAFTALTSTLLTLIFSFTALRTAANALWFMSFRFTMVPMLAVIPILLVLGAAVPLTALKAGGKQPVVERLREN is encoded by the coding sequence ATGCCAAATGTTAAGAATAAGAGTGTGGTGAGAAGGCTGTCCGACCGCAGCCTCAAGGCTAACAGGATGAGGAACAGCATAGCGGTGATCGCAATTATTCTCACTACGGTACTGTTCACCTCACTGTTTACGATCGGCATCGGACTGGGGCAGTCGATGCAGCAGCAGACGATGCGCCAGAGCGGCGGGAATGCACATGGAGCGTTTAAAGGAATCAGCCGGGAAGAATATGAGAAACTGAAAGCGACAGGGATACCGGAGGACATGGCGGATAATATGATATGCGCTGACAGGATACTGAATCCGGAGTTTCTGAAACGGCACGTGGAGTTCTGGTATTATCCGGAAGATAAGCTGGACTGGTATTTTATCGAGATTTCCGGAGGGCACTTCCCCCGGGAGGCAGACGAAATCATGATGGATACCATGTCGCTGGAGCTGCTCGGCATTCCATGCCGGGAGGGTGAGCAGGTCACGCTTCAGATGAGCATGGGGGAGTACAGGGAGCCGTTTGACAGGACGTTTACACTGAGCGGCTGGTATGAACCGGACCCCGCGCTGAATGTCGGGTTCGGACTGGTCTCGAAGGCGTATCTGACGGAGCATGCGCAGGAACTTCGGCAGGCGGCTTCAGAAAATGAATCCGGGAATGTGGGAAAGATATTTGCGTATGTAAAATTCTCAAATTCCCGTAACATCCAGGAAAAGATGGATGAGATGATAGAAGCTGCGGGATATTCCGCAGATCCGGACAGCCCGGATTATATTGAAAATAATGCGAACTGGGCGTATCTGTCTGACGGTACCGGAGAGATTGATGCGATATCCGTGATTGGAATGGGAGCGGTGCTGCTGATCATCCTGACGGCGGGATATCTGATCATCTATAATATTTTTCAGATTTCGGTTGTGAAGGATATCCAGTTCTACGGACTGCTGAAGACGATCGGGACGACGGGGCGCCAGATCAAGAAAATCATCCGCCGCCAGTCCTGGCGCATGTCGGTTGTGGGGATTCCGCTGGGGCTGGTCGTTGGTTTTATCATAGGCAAGCTGCTGCTGCCGGTGATATTTAACGTGTCAACGTCCAGCGGAAAGTATGCGGTGGTGACGCCGAACCCGGCGATTTTCATCGGAGCGGCCGTTTTTACGCTGTTTACCGTGTGGATCAGCACGATGAAACCGGCGCGGACTGCAGCGAGGGTTTCTCCTGTCGAGGCGGTATCCTATACGGGTCTGGCGAGCAAAAAGAGAAGGAAAAAACATAAAAAAACGGCGGGGGGAGCCAAACTCTACCGGATGGCAATGTCCAATCTTGGAAGAAACAGAAAGCAGACGGTCGTGGTGCTGCTGTCGCTGTCTTTGTCGGTCATTCTGCTGAACAGTGTATTTATGATTCTCCACTCGTTTGACACGGACAAATACCTGGAGCGGTTTGTGGATACGGATTATCTGATCGGTCACGCGGATTATTTTAATTATGGCTACAGAGGCGATGATCCGAATCAGGCGGTGAGCGAGAATTTTATCAACAATGTGCAGAGTCAGGAAGGATTCGAAGCGGGTGGGAAACTGTACGGATCCAGCGGTATTTTCGTTGACAGAGAATCCTATCAGGTGCCGCCTGAGGTTGCAAGGGCATCGGACGGAACCGTCCTTTATCCGGATTCGCCCCGTCCGGCGAATGTGGATCAGAATGGTAATTATTCCGGGTTTCTGTACGGGATGGAAGACCTGCCGCTGTCCAGGCTGAAGATCTGGAAGGGTGAGACAGATCCCGATGTCATCCGAGAGAAGTTAAACACAGGCAAATACATTCTGGGAACGGTGACGGTGGATGATGACGGGAGAGTGGAAGAGTATGCAGCCATGCATCAGGTCGGCGATATGATTACACTGAAGGACCGGGAGGGGAAAGTGATCGGTACGTATGAGATCCTTTCCATCGTAAAATCAAACTATTATCCGCAGACATGCAGGATCGGCTTCTCGTTCAGCTACTATACCACGGCGGAACAGTATGGAAACGTGGCCTCGGAAGATCTGGTCATGACGTATGCATTCAATGTGCGGGATGACAGGGAAGAGGCGATGAATCAGTTTCTGAAACAGTACACGGATAACGTGGAGCCGACGATGAATTATGAGTCCAAATTTTCCTGGCTGGGAATCTTCGATGATATGACTTCGATGTTTACGACAGTCGGTATGGCGTTGGCTCTGGTGGTGGGGCTGATCGGAATCCTGAATTTCATCAATTCCATTCTGACGGGGATCATCACACGGCGGAAGGAATTTGCGATGCTTGAGAGCATCGGCATGACGTCGGGACAGCTGAAAAAGCTGATGATGCTGGAGGGCATTTATTATGCGGCATTCACTGCCCTCACATCAACACTGCTCACCCTCATTTTTTCCTTCACGGCTCTGCGGACTGCCGCTAATGCTCTGTGGTTTATGAGTTTCCGTTTTACCATGGTGCCGATGCTGGCAGTGATTCCGATACTGCTGGTGTTGGGAGCAGCGGTCCCGCTCACTGCGCTGAAAGCAGGAGGAAAGCAGCCGGTAGTGGAGCGTTTGAGAGAAAATTAA
- a CDS encoding HPr family phosphocarrier protein — translation MRNFQYVITDEVGIHARPAGLLVKKAKSFPAVITISCGGKKAEATKLMAIMGLGAKKGSEVTVTVEGEDEDAVSAEMETFFKENF, via the coding sequence ATGAGAAATTTTCAGTATGTGATCACAGATGAGGTAGGTATCCACGCAAGACCGGCAGGTCTGCTCGTTAAAAAGGCAAAATCATTTCCGGCGGTCATCACCATCAGCTGCGGCGGTAAAAAAGCAGAAGCAACGAAGCTTATGGCAATCATGGGTCTGGGAGCCAAAAAAGGCAGTGAAGTAACTGTGACTGTTGAGGGCGAAGATGAAGATGCCGTATCGGCTGAAATGGAAACTTTTTTCAAGGAAAACTTCTGA
- a CDS encoding glycoside hydrolase family 32 protein: MKKTDILRQIDAAEAAYPRISDEKYRLRFHLMPPVGWLNDPNGLCVYHDTFHVFFQYSPEAPDGSGRKFWGHYTSADMVTWEYQGTPLVTDSIWDRDGVYSGCAFTDDGDLEVFYTGNVKETGDFDYISDGRQANILYTVSKDGTNFAGKQLLLTNRDYPQTYTCHVRDPKVWKQDGQYYMVLGGRRTDEHGAVMIYTSPDKKVWFLLKEMTAKEAFGYMWECPDLFEMSGKWFLLCCPQGLPAETERYQNLYQSGYFLCEDFTLENSDYTCHPEAFCELDHGFDFYAPQTFTDGRGRRILIGWAGIPEEERYGNAPAIAEGWQHALTVPRELTFDGELLRQYPVQELDLLHGEGLSLDENVIQAAAFDLQLTLAGNDQSVRFGDDLVLACTDGLITLTFLNDTGAGRTCRRARLPKGQKGIKELRILKDTSMLEIYINHGELVFTTKYYPSDVTKTELSLTGTVCTLQLWELKKMDVQYNNKKIK, encoded by the coding sequence ATGAAAAAAACAGATATATTAAGACAGATAGATGCAGCCGAAGCAGCATATCCCCGTATATCCGATGAAAAATATCGTCTCCGTTTCCACCTGATGCCGCCCGTGGGCTGGCTGAACGATCCGAACGGATTATGCGTGTACCATGATACCTTCCATGTGTTTTTCCAGTATTCACCGGAAGCCCCGGACGGCAGCGGCCGGAAATTCTGGGGACATTACACATCGGCTGACATGGTAACCTGGGAATATCAGGGCACTCCGCTCGTGACGGACTCCATCTGGGACCGCGACGGCGTCTACTCCGGCTGCGCATTTACGGACGACGGGGACCTGGAAGTATTTTATACGGGAAATGTAAAGGAAACGGGCGATTTTGACTATATTTCTGATGGCAGACAGGCAAATATATTATATACTGTAAGTAAAGACGGAACAAACTTTGCCGGCAAACAGCTGCTGCTCACCAACCGGGATTATCCTCAGACCTACACCTGCCATGTGCGTGATCCGAAGGTATGGAAACAGGACGGGCAGTACTATATGGTACTCGGCGGCCGCAGGACGGATGAGCACGGTGCGGTGATGATCTATACCTCACCCGACAAAAAAGTATGGTTCCTGCTGAAAGAAATGACTGCCAAAGAAGCATTCGGCTATATGTGGGAATGCCCGGATCTGTTTGAAATGAGCGGAAAATGGTTCCTGCTGTGCTGCCCGCAGGGCCTTCCGGCAGAAACCGAACGGTATCAGAATCTTTATCAGTCCGGGTATTTCCTGTGTGAGGACTTCACACTGGAAAATTCCGATTACACATGTCATCCAGAAGCATTCTGCGAGCTGGATCATGGCTTTGATTTCTATGCCCCCCAGACATTTACGGACGGCCGGGGACGGCGCATTCTGATCGGTTGGGCGGGGATCCCGGAGGAAGAACGTTACGGAAACGCTCCCGCCATCGCTGAGGGATGGCAGCATGCCCTGACCGTCCCCCGGGAACTGACCTTTGACGGAGAGCTGCTCAGACAGTATCCGGTACAGGAGCTTGACCTTCTCCATGGCGAAGGTCTGTCCCTGGATGAAAATGTGATTCAGGCGGCGGCTTTTGACCTGCAGCTTACACTGGCAGGAAACGATCAGTCCGTTCGTTTCGGCGATGACCTGGTGCTGGCGTGTACAGACGGGCTGATCACTCTGACATTTTTAAATGATACGGGCGCAGGACGGACCTGCCGGAGGGCGAGGCTTCCGAAAGGGCAAAAGGGGATCAAGGAGCTTCGAATCTTAAAAGACACTTCCATGCTGGAGATCTATATCAATCATGGAGAACTTGTATTTACCACAAAGTACTATCCGTCTGACGTAACGAAGACAGAGCTGTCACTTACGGGTACCGTATGCACGCTGCAGCTCTGGGAACTTAAGAAAATGGATGTACAATATAATAATAAGAAAATAAAATGA